In one Pseudomonadota bacterium genomic region, the following are encoded:
- a CDS encoding helix-turn-helix domain-containing protein encodes MDAIFKAMADPARRDLLDALREEDGQTLTALGARFEMTRFGVMKHLGVLEDAGLITTLKRGRYKYHYLNPAPLQETLDRWIAPMVRPAARGVLDLKAHLERSETLTLTTYIAVPPNRVRAALKDADAQAAYSYMADRVIRTGTRLTFYRGGAKMLTLEETAETDAALHARFKPHWADLAASDLTHRITAEGPHTKLTLTHEGATAEMADGWARALAGLKTFLETGTAPKFRASPPAAPDQSEKETPK; translated from the coding sequence ATGGATGCGATCTTCAAAGCCATGGCCGATCCGGCCCGCCGTGACCTCCTCGATGCGCTGCGTGAGGAGGACGGGCAGACGCTCACCGCCCTTGGCGCACGCTTCGAGATGACGCGCTTCGGCGTCATGAAGCATCTCGGAGTGCTGGAGGACGCGGGCCTCATCACGACCCTCAAACGGGGCCGCTACAAGTACCACTACCTGAACCCTGCCCCACTCCAGGAGACGCTTGATCGCTGGATCGCGCCCATGGTCCGGCCCGCCGCGCGGGGTGTCCTCGATTTGAAGGCGCATCTGGAACGGAGCGAGACGCTCACGCTCACCACCTATATCGCCGTGCCGCCCAACCGCGTGCGCGCAGCGCTGAAGGACGCGGACGCCCAGGCCGCCTATTCCTACATGGCCGACCGCGTCATTCGCACGGGCACGCGCCTCACCTTCTACCGCGGCGGCGCGAAGATGCTCACGCTCGAAGAAACCGCGGAGACGGACGCGGCGCTCCATGCCCGCTTCAAGCCCCATTGGGCTGATCTGGCCGCCAGCGATCTCACCCATCGCATCACCGCCGAGGGCCCGCACACGAAGCTTACCCTCACCCATGAGGGTGCGACGGCGGAGATGGCCGATGGCTGGGCACGAGCGCTCGCGGGCCTCAAGACCTTCCTCGAAACCGGCACGGCACCAAAGTTCCGCGCCTCCCCTCCGGCTGCACCGGACCAATCCGAAAAGGAGACCCCCAAATGA
- a CDS encoding surface lipoprotein assembly modifier, translating into MRRLCAALGLWLLCATAPLAQGTVTLSSEQLLAVGERALEAGDFATARRVAETFLAETPDSPRALLLGGYAALRAGDADTAIARGQAVWRGDGPRPAKRAAAELVAEAHLSREAFTPALTWLRRAARVAEPGPQRDRIRSAATRVEVLAPTRFTFGLTVAPSNNVNGGADSPFIVAEGVPLVGTLSESAQALSGTVADLSFSARHRLSQSRSHRLIIGAALFARHVWLSEDAREKAPDLSNSDLSYHRIDAFLQRETIIAEGVELTVSAGPGFVWQAEEARDTLLSFDVQLATRLNALAGADAGRDAGAGILRFGFAVEQAYAQDDTSDQTRIDLSAAYRLPLAGGQLTTSLRLGETRSRSEFERSDRQTILAGWQRPLEGLPMTLGLSAARSFTTYPDYTLLGIPVTGGRRDIRTVLRAQTAFRFENPWGFVPVLSFTVEETTSNVSRFETDELGLGLSIRRSF; encoded by the coding sequence ATGCGCCGCCTCTGCGCGGCACTCGGGCTCTGGCTCCTCTGCGCCACGGCTCCGCTGGCGCAGGGGACGGTGACGCTGAGCTCCGAACAGCTCCTCGCGGTGGGAGAACGCGCGCTCGAGGCGGGGGACTTCGCCACCGCCCGTCGCGTGGCCGAGACCTTCCTCGCGGAGACCCCCGACAGCCCGCGCGCGCTGCTTCTCGGCGGCTACGCAGCGCTGCGCGCGGGCGATGCCGACACGGCCATCGCACGCGGGCAGGCTGTGTGGCGCGGAGACGGCCCCCGCCCGGCCAAGCGTGCGGCCGCCGAGCTGGTGGCCGAGGCGCATCTTTCCCGCGAGGCCTTCACTCCAGCGCTCACATGGCTCCGCCGCGCTGCTCGTGTGGCTGAGCCCGGCCCCCAGCGCGACAGGATCCGCAGCGCCGCCACGCGGGTCGAGGTTCTCGCCCCCACCCGCTTCACGTTCGGGCTCACGGTCGCGCCCTCCAACAACGTGAACGGCGGCGCGGACAGCCCGTTCATCGTGGCCGAAGGTGTCCCGCTCGTGGGCACGCTCTCGGAGTCGGCCCAGGCCCTGTCTGGCACGGTGGCTGATCTCAGCTTCTCGGCGCGGCATCGCCTCTCGCAATCGCGCAGCCACCGCCTCATCATCGGCGCGGCGCTCTTCGCGCGCCATGTCTGGCTGTCCGAGGATGCCCGCGAAAAGGCGCCCGATCTCTCCAACAGCGATCTCTCCTACCACCGCATCGACGCGTTTCTCCAGCGCGAGACCATCATCGCGGAGGGCGTGGAGCTCACCGTGAGCGCGGGGCCGGGCTTTGTCTGGCAGGCCGAAGAGGCCCGAGATACGCTCCTGAGTTTCGATGTGCAGCTTGCCACGCGGCTTAACGCGCTCGCGGGGGCTGATGCGGGGCGCGATGCCGGGGCGGGGATCCTCCGCTTCGGCTTCGCCGTGGAGCAGGCCTACGCACAGGATGACACCTCCGACCAGACCCGGATCGACCTCTCCGCGGCCTATCGCCTGCCGCTCGCGGGCGGGCAGCTGACGACGAGCCTCCGTCTCGGCGAGACCCGCTCCCGATCCGAATTCGAGCGCTCGGATCGGCAGACGATCCTCGCCGGTTGGCAGCGCCCGCTCGAGGGCCTCCCCATGACGCTGGGCCTCAGCGCCGCGCGCAGCTTCACGACCTACCCCGATTACACGCTCCTCGGGATCCCCGTGACGGGCGGGCGCCGCGATATCCGCACGGTACTGCGCGCGCAGACCGCCTTCCGGTTCGAAAATCCCTGGGGCTTTGTTCCCGTCCTTTCCTTTACGGTGGAGGAAACCACCTCCAATGTATCGCGGTTCGAAACCGACGAACTGGGGCTTGGCCTGTCGATCAGGCGGAGCTTCTGA
- a CDS encoding MFS transporter, producing the protein MTAASPLTRQLLILLAFGNFVVGMGAFVVIGIIEPVSEGLDVSAGAAGTLLTIYALAYAPLSPVLVALTGRVGRRRVLAGGLGLFAVAAGAGAMAPSFEVLGATRVLAAAGAGVVTPVTAAIVAGLAPPENRAKALATVFLGITLAQVLGIPAGSWVAYTFGWRAALLIVAALAVPVIFLIWTKVPKGLSFQATSLSDLSAVLRDGPMMVAIGFTASFLAAIFLLYTYLAPLLSARMGFGRDEITLVLLVFGVGAVIGNILGGALADRIGAGRTLTLLVVLQIPLLPFYSLLPVPSIALLAWTLVWSTVGWSFGAAQQLRLVELCGAQAPVALALNASAIYVGSAVGSGIGAGVISLAGLDALGIAAALMMVAALANLRLSRRLSPGGPARPSSSPTSSR; encoded by the coding sequence ATGACTGCCGCAAGCCCGCTCACCCGACAGCTCCTCATCCTCCTCGCCTTCGGCAACTTCGTCGTGGGGATGGGCGCCTTCGTCGTCATCGGGATCATCGAGCCGGTTTCCGAGGGCCTCGACGTGAGCGCGGGCGCGGCGGGCACGCTTCTGACCATCTACGCTCTCGCTTACGCGCCGCTTTCGCCAGTCCTCGTGGCGCTCACGGGCCGCGTCGGGCGGCGGCGCGTGCTGGCGGGCGGGCTCGGCCTCTTTGCTGTGGCTGCAGGGGCGGGCGCGATGGCGCCGAGCTTCGAGGTGCTGGGGGCGACGCGGGTCCTGGCGGCGGCCGGGGCCGGCGTGGTGACGCCCGTCACCGCCGCCATCGTGGCTGGTCTCGCGCCACCGGAAAACCGGGCCAAGGCCCTGGCCACCGTCTTTCTCGGCATCACGCTTGCGCAGGTGCTGGGCATCCCCGCCGGGAGCTGGGTGGCCTACACCTTCGGCTGGCGCGCAGCACTCCTCATCGTCGCCGCACTGGCGGTGCCCGTGATCTTCCTCATCTGGACAAAGGTGCCGAAGGGGCTGTCCTTCCAGGCCACGAGCCTCTCAGACCTCAGCGCCGTGCTCCGAGACGGGCCCATGATGGTGGCCATCGGCTTCACCGCGAGCTTCCTCGCGGCGATCTTCCTGCTCTACACCTATCTCGCCCCGCTCCTGAGCGCGCGCATGGGCTTCGGGCGCGACGAGATCACCCTCGTCCTCCTCGTCTTCGGCGTGGGCGCTGTCATCGGCAATATCCTCGGAGGCGCGCTCGCCGACAGGATCGGCGCGGGCCGGACGCTGACGCTCCTCGTGGTCCTCCAGATCCCGCTCCTGCCGTTCTACAGCCTCCTGCCCGTGCCGAGCATAGCCCTCCTCGCCTGGACCCTCGTCTGGTCCACGGTGGGCTGGAGCTTCGGCGCGGCACAGCAGCTCCGCCTCGTCGAGCTCTGCGGCGCGCAGGCCCCCGTGGCGCTGGCGCTCAACGCCTCTGCCATCTACGTGGGCAGCGCCGTGGGCTCGGGCATCGGCGCGGGCGTGATCTCGCTCGCGGGTCTCGATGCGTTGGGAATCGCCGCGGCCCTCATGATGGTGGCGGCCCTCGCGAACCTGCGCCTGTCGCGCCGCCTCAGCCCCGGAGGCCCCGCACGGCCATCATCGTCGCCGACATCGTCGCGATGA
- a CDS encoding DUF2282 domain-containing protein, translating into MSNTTKTLAVAGAVAAALATSMAAPAAAQAQEKCYGVSLAGENDCAAGPGTTCAGTSTVDFQGNAWTLVPAGTCTEIEVPDMADGSARMGSLEALDRDLPA; encoded by the coding sequence ATGTCCAACACCACCAAGACCCTCGCCGTCGCTGGCGCCGTCGCTGCCGCGCTTGCCACGTCGATGGCCGCCCCTGCCGCTGCCCAGGCGCAAGAGAAATGCTACGGCGTCTCCCTCGCCGGCGAAAACGATTGCGCCGCGGGCCCCGGCACGACCTGCGCAGGCACCTCCACCGTGGACTTCCAGGGCAATGCCTGGACCCTCGTCCCCGCTGGCACCTGCACCGAGATCGAAGTGCCGGACATGGCCGATGGCTCCGCCCGCATGGGCTCCCTCGAGGCGCTCGACCGCGACCTGCCGGCATAA
- a CDS encoding ArsC/Spx/MgsR family protein gives MILYGLKSCDTCRKARKALPDAVFRDVRAEGLPAEVLQSALAKFGDALVNRKSTTWRGLSEDERARPAADLLAAEPTLMKRPLIVDGAKMTLGWDAEAQAAWD, from the coding sequence GTGATACTCTATGGATTAAAGAGCTGTGACACATGCCGGAAGGCGCGCAAGGCGCTGCCCGATGCGGTGTTCCGGGATGTGCGCGCGGAGGGGCTGCCCGCGGAGGTCCTTCAGAGCGCCCTTGCAAAGTTCGGCGACGCACTCGTGAACAGAAAATCCACCACCTGGCGCGGGCTTTCGGAGGACGAGCGCGCGCGTCCGGCCGCCGATCTGCTCGCCGCCGAACCCACGCTCATGAAGCGGCCGCTGATCGTGGACGGGGCCAAGATGACGCTCGGCTGGGATGCCGAGGCGCAGGCCGCCTGGGACTAG
- a CDS encoding DoxX family protein, producing MALQDVTARLTDPLEAISTPVLTTGARLVFAGALLLYFWGSGLTKLGAGIFGFLNPDFGAYVQIFPRAVEAAGYDPSGLGIFHYLVVTAGTVAEFVLPALIILGLFTRLAALGMIVFVIVQSWTDVVGHGAFANGTFGAWFDRASDALIADQRAFWVLALLILVLKGGGPLSLDRLFFGARVPEPALA from the coding sequence ATGGCATTGCAAGACGTCACCGCCCGCCTCACCGACCCGCTCGAGGCCATCAGCACCCCGGTCCTCACCACCGGCGCGCGGCTTGTCTTCGCCGGGGCACTCTTGCTCTATTTCTGGGGCTCGGGGCTTACGAAGCTCGGGGCAGGCATCTTCGGGTTTCTCAATCCGGATTTCGGGGCGTACGTGCAGATCTTTCCTCGCGCGGTGGAGGCCGCGGGCTATGATCCGTCCGGTCTCGGTATCTTTCACTATTTGGTAGTGACGGCAGGCACCGTGGCGGAGTTCGTGCTGCCCGCGCTCATCATCCTCGGTCTCTTCACACGGCTGGCCGCGCTCGGCATGATCGTCTTTGTGATCGTGCAGAGCTGGACGGATGTCGTGGGCCACGGCGCGTTTGCCAACGGCACCTTTGGCGCCTGGTTCGACCGCGCCTCCGACGCCCTCATCGCAGACCAGCGCGCATTCTGGGTCCTCGCACTCCTCATTCTCGTGCTGAAGGGCGGCGGGCCGCTCTCGCTCGACCGGCTTTTCTTCGGAGCCCGCGTGCCGGAGCCCGCCCTCGCCTAG
- a CDS encoding PaaI family thioesterase, with the protein MGTFEPRLAAFEARVRESFGKQIIAESLGLSMPLCEAGHVVLEMPFNARFVQQHGFHHAGVTTTGMDSACGYAAMTLMESDAEVLTVEFKTSLLAPAAGAMFRFDGQVIRAGRTLLFTEGRAEADGKLIATMSATMMAVRGLRG; encoded by the coding sequence ATGGGCACGTTCGAGCCGCGGCTGGCGGCATTCGAAGCGCGTGTGCGCGAAAGCTTCGGCAAACAGATTATCGCGGAGAGCCTCGGGCTTTCCATGCCGCTTTGCGAGGCTGGGCACGTGGTGCTCGAGATGCCCTTCAACGCGCGTTTCGTGCAGCAGCACGGGTTTCACCACGCGGGCGTCACGACGACCGGCATGGACAGCGCCTGCGGCTACGCGGCCATGACGCTGATGGAGTCTGATGCGGAGGTGCTCACCGTCGAGTTCAAGACCTCGCTCCTCGCGCCTGCGGCGGGGGCCATGTTCCGCTTCGACGGGCAGGTCATCCGCGCGGGGCGCACGCTCCTTTTCACCGAGGGGCGCGCGGAGGCGGACGGCAAGCTCATCGCGACGATGTCGGCGACGATGATGGCCGTGCGGGGCCTCCGGGGCTGA
- a CDS encoding DUF692 domain-containing protein, which produces MLDGSFSDLPLVPGVGYKPQHYSELLAAPGPVGWLEVHAENYMGGGGRPLAQLAHLRERFPISVHGVGLSIGGEGPLDPAHLARLRTLCDRVKPASFSEHLAWSSHDSAFLNDLLPLPYTAETVGRVADHIMEVQDHVGRRMLLENPSSYLWFDESTMSETDFLARVSDVSGCGLLLDVNNVFVSATNLKMDARAYIDAYPLEKVGEIHLGGHDEDEDEHGAPLLIDSHGREIVDPVWALYDYTLARSGPRPTLIEWDTDVPDWPTLRAEAERADAALSVLT; this is translated from the coding sequence ATGCTCGACGGCTCCTTCTCCGATCTGCCCCTCGTTCCCGGCGTGGGCTACAAGCCCCAGCACTATTCGGAGCTCCTCGCCGCGCCCGGCCCCGTGGGCTGGCTCGAGGTCCATGCAGAGAATTATATGGGTGGTGGCGGGCGCCCGCTGGCCCAACTCGCCCATCTGCGCGAGCGTTTCCCGATCTCCGTCCACGGCGTGGGCCTCTCCATCGGCGGCGAAGGCCCGCTCGATCCCGCGCATCTCGCCCGCCTGCGGACGCTTTGCGACCGGGTGAAGCCCGCGAGTTTTTCCGAGCACCTCGCCTGGTCGAGCCATGACAGCGCGTTTCTCAATGACCTCCTGCCATTGCCCTACACCGCTGAGACGGTGGGCCGCGTCGCCGACCACATCATGGAGGTGCAGGATCACGTGGGCCGCCGGATGCTTCTCGAGAACCCCTCGAGCTACCTCTGGTTCGACGAGAGCACGATGAGCGAGACCGATTTCCTCGCCCGGGTGAGCGATGTCTCCGGATGCGGCCTCCTCCTCGACGTCAACAACGTCTTTGTGTCGGCCACAAATCTCAAGATGGATGCCCGCGCCTATATCGACGCCTACCCGCTCGAGAAGGTCGGCGAGATCCATCTCGGTGGCCATGACGAAGACGAGGACGAGCATGGTGCGCCCCTTCTCATCGACAGCCACGGTCGCGAGATCGTGGACCCGGTCTGGGCGCTCTACGACTACACCCTCGCGCGCTCCGGCCCGCGCCCCACGCTCATCGAATGGGACACCGACGTCCCCGACTGGCCCACGCTGCGCGCCGAGGCCGAACGGGCGGACGCGGCGCTCTCTGTCCTGACATGA
- a CDS encoding SRPBCC domain-containing protein, translating into MTLHPQGETMTKPDYVLQTYIRCSLDALWDALTDPAIIARYHFLTEHISRDDDTIRYAFAPGQAMMDMRDIKLDPKTRIEQTFEPHWEGGGAPSRVVYHLRQEGAVCALTLEHYDLTFPVVHGEGVADGWVRLFAGLKTYLETGESVRFNEAGAV; encoded by the coding sequence ATGACCCTTCATCCCCAAGGAGAGACCATGACGAAGCCCGATTACGTCCTGCAGACCTATATCCGCTGTAGCCTCGACGCGCTCTGGGATGCGCTGACCGATCCCGCAATCATCGCCCGCTATCACTTCCTGACGGAGCATATCTCCCGCGACGATGACACCATCCGCTACGCTTTTGCGCCGGGCCAAGCGATGATGGACATGCGCGATATCAAGCTCGACCCCAAAACACGGATCGAGCAAACCTTCGAGCCCCATTGGGAGGGCGGTGGCGCGCCTTCGCGCGTCGTCTATCACCTGCGTCAGGAAGGCGCAGTGTGCGCGCTCACGCTCGAGCATTACGACCTCACCTTCCCGGTGGTCCATGGAGAGGGCGTGGCTGACGGATGGGTCCGGCTCTTTGCTGGGCTCAAGACCTACCTTGAGACCGGCGAAAGCGTGCGCTTCAACGAGGCGGGTGCGGTATGA
- a CDS encoding MAPEG family protein, with translation MSAELTWLTLTMVLAASLWIPFIIGVNATESGAQVTEDGRANIHGMVPWVQRANRAHLNLLEQAMPLAVLVLVAQAAAVTSAVTVTAVAAFFWLRVAHAMLMIWGRFTFPWRPILFTLGWLCPLALAVEILRLA, from the coding sequence ATGAGCGCCGAACTCACCTGGCTCACGCTCACCATGGTGCTGGCGGCGAGCCTCTGGATCCCGTTCATCATCGGCGTGAATGCCACCGAAAGCGGCGCGCAGGTCACAGAGGACGGGCGTGCCAACATCCACGGCATGGTTCCTTGGGTGCAGCGGGCGAATCGCGCGCATCTTAACTTGCTGGAGCAGGCCATGCCGCTTGCCGTGCTTGTGCTGGTGGCACAGGCGGCTGCGGTCACGAGCGCCGTGACGGTGACGGCGGTGGCGGCGTTCTTCTGGCTGCGCGTGGCTCACGCCATGCTGATGATCTGGGGGCGCTTCACGTTTCCCTGGCGTCCGATCCTCTTCACGCTCGGCTGGCTCTGCCCCCTCGCGCTCGCCGTGGAGATCCTGCGGCTGGCCTAG
- a CDS encoding cold-shock protein, whose product MPSGTVKWFNTTKGYGFIEPEGGGKDVFVHISAVERAGLTGLADNQKVTFEVIEGRDGRTMAGDLQAE is encoded by the coding sequence ATGCCCAGCGGCACCGTAAAATGGTTCAATACGACGAAAGGCTACGGCTTCATCGAGCCGGAAGGCGGCGGCAAGGATGTGTTCGTTCATATCTCCGCCGTAGAGCGTGCAGGCCTCACCGGCCTTGCCGACAATCAGAAAGTGACCTTTGAAGTCATCGAGGGCCGTGACGGTCGCACGATGGCCGGGGATCTCCAGGCAGAGTAG
- the thyX gene encoding FAD-dependent thymidylate synthase: MALSDDQKSQIAAQRAAGAETLRAVAPGMEARLYTAHEVLDHGFVRVIDYMGDDSAIVQAARVSYGEGTKHVSNDEGLIRYLMRHWHSTPFEMCEIKLHVKLPVFVARQWIRHRTANVNEYSARYSILDREFYIPAPEHVAAQSAVNNQGRGETLEGAEAARVLELLKADSTRAYDNYEAMISTEGQQGLARELARMNLPTNIYTQWYWKVDLHNLFHFLRLRADSHAQYEIRVYADEMCKIVADWVPLAYRAFEDYRLGGATLSARALDCVKRMVAGETVTQESSGMSKGEWREFEAMMAS, encoded by the coding sequence ATGGCACTTTCGGACGACCAAAAAAGCCAGATCGCCGCGCAGCGCGCCGCGGGTGCCGAGACCCTGCGCGCGGTCGCGCCGGGCATGGAAGCGCGGCTCTACACCGCCCACGAGGTACTCGATCACGGCTTCGTCCGGGTCATTGATTACATGGGCGACGACAGCGCCATCGTGCAGGCGGCGCGGGTCTCCTACGGGGAGGGGACAAAGCATGTCTCCAACGACGAGGGCCTTATCCGCTACCTCATGCGACACTGGCATTCGACGCCCTTCGAGATGTGCGAGATCAAGCTCCACGTGAAGCTGCCCGTCTTCGTGGCGCGGCAATGGATCCGGCACCGGACGGCCAACGTGAACGAATATTCCGCGCGTTACTCCATCCTCGACCGGGAGTTCTACATTCCCGCGCCCGAGCACGTGGCGGCGCAATCGGCGGTAAACAACCAGGGCCGGGGAGAGACGCTCGAAGGCGCGGAGGCCGCGCGGGTGCTTGAGCTGCTCAAGGCCGATTCAACGCGGGCCTACGACAATTACGAGGCGATGATCTCGACAGAGGGGCAGCAGGGGCTGGCGCGCGAGCTCGCGCGTATGAACCTGCCGACCAATATCTACACGCAGTGGTACTGGAAGGTGGACCTGCACAATCTCTTCCACTTCCTGCGCCTGCGCGCCGACAGCCACGCTCAGTACGAGATCCGCGTCTATGCTGACGAGATGTGCAAGATCGTGGCGGATTGGGTGCCGCTCGCCTATCGCGCGTTCGAGGATTACCGCCTCGGCGGGGCGACGCTCAGCGCACGGGCGCTGGATTGCGTGAAGCGCATGGTGGCGGGTGAAACCGTCACGCAGGAAAGCTCAGGCATGTCGAAGGGCGAATGGCGCGAATTCGAGGCTATGATGGCCTCGTGA
- the thrS gene encoding threonine--tRNA ligase: MARDDKSITLTLPDGNQRSYASGITPGEVAADISTSLAKKAISATVDGQHFDLQWPVMADAEIAIHTMKDRAQAEELIRHDAAHIMARAVQEIWPDVRVTIGPVIENGWYYDFDREAPFTPEDLGAIEKKMKEIMNLRDPVRTEVWDRARAIAHYEERSEPFKVELIESIPGDEPLRMYWHGDWQDLCRGPHLQHTGQVPADGFKLMSVAGAYWRGDSNRQQLQRIYGVGFLNRDELKKHLTFLEEAEKRDHRRLGKEMDLFHIQEEARGQVFWHPNGWAIYTTLLDYMRRMQARDGYKEVNTPEIVDRSLWEASGHWDKYQENMFLVEVDEEHAQTKAVNALKPMNCPGHVQVFNWGLKSYRDLPLRIAEFGSCHRYEPSGALHGIMRVRGFTQDDGHIFCAMDQIESETAKFIAFLAKVYADLGFTDWTIKLSTRPEKRIGSDETWDVLETALGEACRAAGYDFELLPGEGAFYGPKLEFTLTDAIGRNWQCGTLQVDTNMPERLGASYIAADGEKHTPVMLHRACLGSFERFIGILIEEHAGKLPFWLAPRQVVVAAIVSDADDYVHEMVAALRAAGVRAEADVRNEKINYKVREHSVGKVPVILALGMREVEERTASLRRLGEKQSRVVGFDEVVAELAQEATPPDLLDG, translated from the coding sequence ATGGCCCGTGACGACAAGTCCATTACCCTCACCCTTCCCGATGGAAATCAGCGCAGCTACGCGTCCGGCATCACGCCGGGCGAAGTGGCCGCCGACATCTCCACCTCGCTCGCCAAGAAGGCCATCAGCGCCACGGTGGACGGCCAGCATTTCGATCTGCAATGGCCGGTCATGGCCGATGCCGAGATCGCCATCCACACCATGAAGGACCGCGCCCAAGCCGAGGAACTCATTCGCCATGACGCGGCGCACATCATGGCCCGCGCCGTGCAGGAGATCTGGCCCGATGTGCGCGTCACCATCGGCCCCGTCATCGAGAACGGCTGGTATTACGACTTCGACCGGGAGGCGCCCTTCACCCCCGAAGATCTGGGCGCCATCGAGAAGAAGATGAAGGAGATCATGAACCTTCGTGACCCCGTGCGCACGGAAGTCTGGGACCGTGCGCGCGCCATCGCGCATTACGAGGAGCGCAGCGAGCCCTTCAAGGTGGAGCTGATCGAGAGCATCCCCGGCGACGAGCCGCTGCGGATGTACTGGCATGGCGATTGGCAGGACCTCTGCCGCGGCCCGCACCTCCAGCATACCGGACAGGTGCCCGCGGACGGCTTCAAGCTCATGTCCGTCGCCGGGGCCTACTGGCGCGGCGACTCGAACCGCCAGCAGCTGCAACGCATCTACGGCGTGGGCTTTCTCAACCGCGACGAGCTGAAAAAGCACCTCACCTTCCTCGAGGAGGCCGAAAAGCGCGATCACCGCAGGCTCGGAAAGGAAATGGACCTTTTCCACATCCAGGAAGAGGCCCGCGGACAGGTCTTCTGGCATCCCAACGGCTGGGCAATCTACACCACCCTCCTCGACTACATGCGCCGCATGCAGGCGCGGGACGGCTACAAGGAGGTCAATACGCCCGAGATCGTCGACCGTTCCCTCTGGGAGGCTTCAGGCCACTGGGACAAGTACCAGGAGAACATGTTTCTCGTGGAAGTCGACGAAGAGCACGCCCAGACCAAGGCGGTCAATGCGCTCAAGCCCATGAACTGCCCGGGCCATGTGCAGGTCTTCAACTGGGGTCTGAAATCCTATCGCGACCTGCCGCTCCGCATCGCGGAGTTCGGCTCCTGCCACCGCTACGAGCCCTCGGGCGCGCTCCACGGCATCATGCGCGTGCGCGGGTTTACCCAGGATGACGGTCACATCTTCTGCGCCATGGACCAGATCGAAAGCGAGACGGCGAAGTTCATCGCCTTCCTCGCCAAGGTATATGCGGATCTCGGCTTCACCGACTGGACCATCAAGCTCTCCACCCGCCCCGAAAAACGGATCGGCAGCGACGAGACGTGGGACGTGCTGGAGACCGCACTCGGCGAGGCCTGCCGCGCGGCCGGCTACGATTTCGAGCTCCTGCCGGGCGAAGGTGCCTTCTACGGGCCAAAGCTCGAATTCACGCTGACCGATGCCATCGGGCGCAACTGGCAGTGCGGCACGCTGCAAGTCGACACCAACATGCCCGAGCGTCTGGGCGCGAGCTACATTGCCGCGGATGGCGAGAAGCACACGCCCGTCATGCTCCACCGCGCCTGCCTCGGCTCCTTCGAGCGCTTCATCGGCATCCTGATCGAAGAGCATGCGGGCAAGCTGCCCTTCTGGCTCGCCCCCCGGCAGGTGGTCGTGGCGGCCATCGTCTCGGACGCGGATGACTACGTGCACGAGATGGTCGCGGCACTGCGCGCGGCGGGCGTGCGTGCGGAGGCCGACGTGCGCAACGAGAAGATCAACTACAAGGTCCGCGAGCACTCGGTGGGCAAGGTGCCGGTGATCCTCGCGCTTGGCATGCGCGAGGTGGAGGAGCGTACCGCCTCGCTTCGCCGCCTTGGCGAGAAGCAGAGCCGCGTGGTGGGCTTCGATGAGGTTGTCGCGGAGCTTGCGCAGGAGGCCACGCCCCCCGATCTGCTCGACGGCTGA
- a CDS encoding DNA-binding domain-containing protein, whose product MTRQGAFRRAILTPEAAAPEGLSDGQGRAAGKRFDVYRNNVAVSLTDALVTAFPTVHGLVGDDFFRAMAGVFLRQHPPASPLMMFYGAEMPEFLAGFAPVLHLPYLPDVARIDLALRQAYHAEDADPIAPEALQMEPEALMAVRLTFAPAVQIIRSSYQIHGIWKRQRGGPKPAARSECVLVSRPGFDPEVDPIAPEAAAFLEALRSGATLGTALETSTLDPATGLGPLLGLALRRGAFTDLTT is encoded by the coding sequence ATGACCCGCCAGGGGGCGTTCCGGCGGGCCATCCTCACGCCCGAGGCCGCCGCCCCAGAAGGGCTCAGCGACGGGCAGGGCCGCGCCGCCGGCAAGCGCTTCGACGTCTATCGCAACAACGTGGCCGTGAGCCTCACCGACGCGCTCGTGACAGCTTTCCCAACTGTCCACGGCCTCGTGGGCGATGATTTCTTCCGGGCGATGGCGGGCGTCTTCCTGCGCCAACATCCGCCCGCCTCGCCGCTGATGATGTTCTACGGGGCGGAGATGCCGGAGTTCCTTGCCGGGTTCGCGCCGGTGCTGCATCTCCCCTACCTGCCGGACGTCGCGCGCATCGACCTCGCGCTCCGCCAGGCCTACCACGCCGAAGACGCCGACCCGATCGCGCCCGAAGCGCTCCAGATGGAACCCGAGGCACTCATGGCCGTGCGGCTCACATTCGCGCCCGCGGTCCAGATTATCCGCTCCTCCTACCAGATCCATGGCATCTGGAAGCGCCAGCGCGGCGGCCCGAAACCGGCCGCGCGCTCCGAGTGCGTGCTCGTCTCGCGGCCAGGCTTTGACCCCGAAGTGGACCCCATCGCACCCGAGGCCGCCGCCTTCCTGGAGGCGCTTCGCTCCGGCGCAACTCTGGGCACTGCCCTCGAAACTTCGACCCTCGATCCCGCCACCGGCCTCGGGCCGCTCCTCGGCCTCGCGCTTAGGCGCGGGGCCTTCACCGATCTCACGACCTGA